The following are from one region of the Paenibacillus sp. JZ16 genome:
- a CDS encoding phytanoyl-CoA dioxygenase family protein, with protein MQKQPRVLTQEQLQLFETEGYLIVKGLFRQEEVSEIEATFEEISHTTVPGHFEPVLDEEVVEPLKRYPRVMHPHRFNPTAMKYMLHKPVMDVLADLYGEPALAAQSMFYYKPPGSRGQALHQDNFYLQVEPGNCIAAWTAIDASNEENGGLLVVPKTSDYALVCPEEADSNESFTTHFVKPPKDSKALPAIMDKGDVLFFNGNLIHGSYRNKSNRFRRAFICHYANASAAKIGAFYRPLFREDGTEVNLDINPNGGPCGVEFDTAYPH; from the coding sequence ATGCAAAAGCAGCCAAGAGTATTGACTCAAGAACAGTTGCAATTGTTCGAAACGGAAGGTTATTTAATCGTAAAAGGGCTCTTCCGCCAGGAGGAGGTGTCGGAAATCGAAGCAACGTTTGAGGAGATCAGCCATACTACCGTTCCTGGCCACTTTGAGCCGGTGTTGGATGAGGAAGTTGTCGAACCGCTGAAGCGTTATCCCCGTGTGATGCATCCGCACCGCTTTAATCCGACCGCGATGAAATATATGCTGCACAAGCCTGTTATGGATGTACTGGCCGATTTGTATGGCGAGCCGGCACTCGCGGCTCAAAGCATGTTCTATTACAAACCCCCGGGTTCCCGCGGACAAGCGCTGCACCAGGACAACTTTTACCTGCAGGTCGAGCCGGGTAACTGTATCGCGGCGTGGACCGCAATCGATGCGTCTAATGAAGAGAACGGCGGGTTGCTCGTCGTTCCGAAAACAAGTGATTATGCTCTGGTGTGCCCGGAGGAAGCCGACTCGAACGAGTCGTTCACCACCCATTTCGTAAAGCCGCCCAAGGATAGCAAGGCCCTCCCGGCGATCATGGACAAAGGCGATGTGCTGTTCTTTAACGGCAACCTGATCCACGGCTCCTACCGTAACAAATCCAACCGTTTTCGCCGAGCCTTCATCTGCCACTACGCCAACGCCTCGGCTGCCAAGATCGGTGCTTTCTATCGGCCATTATTCCGGGAGGACGGGACGGAAGTCAATCTCGACATCAATCCGAATGGCGGTCCGTGCGGCGTCGAATTTGATACGGCATATCCCCATTAA
- a CDS encoding helix-turn-helix domain-containing protein: MRTPAGRQVKPLESTGTIFGDHFDQDDAYRLRRPHGMKDWLLVYTLHGEGYVRTPAGEKRCGPGQLGLLRANIAHEYGTVKGKRWNFLWIHYPGLPENRMLRYEEFLVETLPDERVRGRVEQAFRNVLQDSLDRLDLWEALCENSLREILLLLAQRISKRLDPRVEQTLGLLSRSLKEDIRIDAISREIGISGSRLAHLFKQETGYTIVEHLNQMRVRHAALLMTHSGRTANEAAQDVGFNSYNHFADQFRKQYGVSPRQYRQACKPT; the protein is encoded by the coding sequence ATGCGAACGCCGGCGGGCAGGCAGGTGAAACCCTTAGAAAGTACCGGCACCATATTCGGCGACCATTTCGATCAAGACGATGCTTATCGCTTACGTCGCCCTCATGGCATGAAGGACTGGCTGCTTGTATATACGCTGCATGGAGAGGGCTATGTCCGTACGCCTGCCGGAGAGAAGCGCTGCGGACCCGGGCAGCTTGGCCTACTGCGCGCCAATATCGCGCATGAATACGGAACTGTGAAGGGGAAACGCTGGAACTTCCTATGGATCCATTATCCCGGACTTCCAGAAAACAGGATGCTGCGTTATGAGGAGTTTCTAGTCGAAACGCTGCCCGATGAACGTGTCCGAGGGCGAGTCGAGCAAGCATTTCGGAATGTACTTCAAGATTCACTGGATCGTTTGGACCTATGGGAGGCGCTGTGTGAGAATTCGTTGCGTGAAATTTTGCTCCTGCTTGCGCAGCGGATAAGCAAAAGACTCGATCCCAGAGTCGAGCAGACCCTTGGTTTGCTGTCCCGATCGTTAAAAGAAGATATTCGAATTGACGCGATATCGCGAGAGATCGGAATATCGGGGTCAAGGCTGGCCCACTTGTTCAAGCAAGAAACGGGGTACACCATCGTAGAGCATCTGAATCAGATGAGGGTTCGCCATGCCGCCTTATTGATGACCCATTCCGGCCGTACGGCGAACGAAGCCGCGCAGGATGTCGGGTTTAACAGTTACAATCATTTTGCCGATCAGTTTCGCAAACAGTACGGGGTTTCACCGAGGCAGTACCGCCAGGCGTGCAAGCCTACATGA